In the genome of Capra hircus breed San Clemente chromosome 17, ASM170441v1, whole genome shotgun sequence, one region contains:
- the TPST2 gene encoding protein-tyrosine sulfotransferase 2, protein MRLSVRRALLAAGLALALVLAVHLGQRVLECQAVLGGPRGPRRTMRPEQEDLMMVGADHVEYRYGKAMPLIFVGGVPRSGTTLMRAMLDAHPEVRCGEETRIIPRVLAMRQAWSKSGREKLRLDEAGVTDEVLDAAMQAFILEVIAKHGEPARVLCNKDPFTLKSSVYLSRLFPNSKFLLMVRDGRASVHSMITRKVTIAGFDLSSYRDCLTKWNKAIEVMYAQCMEVGKDKCLPVYYEQLVLHPRRSLKVILDFLGIAWSDAVLHHEDLIGKPGGVSLSKIERSTDQVIKPVNLEALSKWTGHIPGDVLRDMAQIAPMLARLGYDPYANPPNYGNPDPIVINNTHRVLKGDYKTPANLKGYFQVNPNSTSSHLGSS, encoded by the exons ATGCGCCTGTCGGTGCGGAGGGCACTGCTGGCAGCcggcctggccctggccctggtgCTGGCCGTCCACCTGGGGCAGCGGGTGCTGGAGTGCCAGGCGGTGCTGGGGGGCCCGCGGGGCCCCCGGCGGACCATGCGGCCGGAGCAGGAGGACCTGATGATGGTGGGCGCGGACCACGTGGAGTACCGCTACGGCAAGGCCATGCCGCTCATCTTCGTCGGGGGCGTGCCCCGGAGCGGCACCACGCTGATGCGGGCCATGCTGGACGCGCACCCCGAGGTGCGCTGCGGCGAGGAGACCCGCATCATCCCGCGCGTGCTGGCCATGCGCCAGGCCTGGTCCAAGTCGGGCCGGGAGAAGCTGCGGCTGGACGAGGCGGGCGTGACGGACGAGGTGCTGGACGCCGCCATGCAGGCCTTCATCCTGGAGGTGATCGCCAAGCACGGCGAGCCGGCCCGCGTCCTCTGCAACAAGGACCCCTTCACGCTCAAGTCGTCCGTCTACCTGTCGCGCCTGTTCCCCAACTCCAAGTTCCTGCTGATGGTGCGCGACGGCCGCGCCTCCGTCCACTCCATGATCACCCGCAAGGTCACCATTGCTGGCTTCGACCTCAGCAGCTACCGCGACTGCCTCACCAAGTGGAACAAGGCCATCGAGGTGATGTACGCGCAGTGCATGGAGGTGGGCAAGGACAAGTGCCTGCCCGTGTACTATGAGCAGCTGGTGCTGCACCCCCGGCGCTCCCTCAAGGTCATCCTCGACTTCCTGGGCATCGCCTGGAGCGACGCTGTCCTCCACCACGAGGACCTCATCGGCAAGCCGGGCGGCGTCTCCCTGTCCAA GATTGAACGATCCACAGACCAGGTCATCAAGCCTGTGAACCTGGAAGCTCTCTCCAAGTGGACTGGCCACATCCCTGGGGATGTGTTGAGGGACATGGCCCAGATTGCCCCCATGCTGGCCCGGCTCGGCTATGACCCCTATGCAAACCCGCCCAACTACGGCAATCCCGACCCCATTGTCATCAACAACACACACCGG gTCTTGAAAGGGGACTATAAAACACCAGCTAATCTGAAAGGCTATTTTCAG GTGAACCCGAACAGCACCTCCTCCCACCTAGGAAGCTCATGA